A region of Pyxidicoccus parkwaysis DNA encodes the following proteins:
- the ruvB gene encoding Holliday junction branch migration DNA helicase RuvB produces the protein MAMARKSDTRKSEALSEEIMPEEVQLETSLRPRSFDEYVGQGPVVEKLKVYVQAARTRGDALDHCLFSGPPGLGKTSLAHIIANELGVGIHVTSGPALERKGDLAGLLTNLNARDVLFIDEIHRLNAAVEEYLYPAMEDFRLDITIDTGPAARAMKIDLPPFTLIGATTRTGLLTSPLRDRFQIQDRLEYYDSDALELILHRSSRILGIPMAKDAAHEIATRSRGTPRITNRLLRRLRDFAEVEGNGRITLELARKSLDRLGVDASGLDAMDRKILLTIIEKFGGGPVGVETIAASVGEQRDTIEDVYEPFLMQQGFLQRTPRGRTATHRAYQYFKKQPPATPQGNLF, from the coding sequence ATGGCCATGGCGAGGAAGTCCGACACGCGGAAGTCCGAGGCGCTCTCGGAGGAAATCATGCCCGAGGAGGTACAGCTCGAGACCTCCCTGCGGCCGCGCTCGTTCGACGAGTACGTGGGGCAGGGCCCCGTCGTCGAGAAGCTCAAGGTCTACGTGCAGGCGGCCCGCACCCGTGGCGACGCCCTGGACCACTGTCTCTTCTCCGGGCCCCCGGGCCTGGGCAAGACGTCGCTGGCGCACATCATCGCGAACGAATTGGGCGTGGGAATCCATGTCACCAGCGGACCCGCCCTGGAGCGCAAGGGGGACCTGGCGGGCCTGCTCACCAACCTCAACGCGCGCGACGTCCTCTTCATCGACGAAATCCACCGCCTCAACGCCGCAGTGGAGGAGTACCTCTACCCGGCCATGGAGGACTTCCGGCTGGACATCACCATCGACACCGGGCCCGCCGCCCGGGCGATGAAGATTGATTTGCCGCCCTTCACCCTCATCGGCGCCACCACGCGCACGGGCCTGCTCACCTCGCCGTTGCGCGACAGGTTCCAGATTCAGGACCGGCTGGAGTACTACGACTCCGACGCGCTGGAGCTCATCCTCCACCGCTCGTCGCGCATCCTCGGCATCCCCATGGCGAAGGACGCCGCGCACGAAATCGCCACCCGCTCGCGCGGCACGCCCCGCATCACCAACCGCCTGCTGCGCCGCCTGCGCGACTTCGCGGAGGTGGAGGGCAACGGGAGAATCACCCTGGAGCTGGCGCGCAAGTCGTTGGACAGGCTGGGCGTGGACGCCAGCGGCCTGGACGCGATGGACCGCAAGATTCTGCTCACCATCATCGAGAAGTTCGGGGGCGGCCCGGTGGGCGTGGAGACCATCGCCGCCAGCGTGGGCGAGCAGCGCGACACGATTGAGGACGTCTACGAGCCCTTCCTGATGCAGCAGGGCTTCCTCCAGCGCACCCCCCGGGGGCGCACCGCGACGCATCGGGCCTATCAGTACTTCAAGAAGCAGCCACCGGCCACGCCCCAGGGCAACCTCTTCTGA
- the lpxC gene encoding UDP-3-O-acyl-N-acetylglucosamine deacetylase, with translation MRPSSYNQRTVSKTASLQGVGLHSGAKVTLTLRPAPAGHGIVFVRTDLPRPVSIPALAEFVVDTSLATTLGRDGVRVGTVEHFMSALAGLGIDNVRVELDGPEVPIMDGSAAPFAALIQDAGIRELDAPKELLVIRKAVSVVDGDKQASLTPSNQFRISCTIDFEHPVIQGQSFDLDFSDRDFSREISRARTFGFLRDVEKLKKLGLARGGSLENAIVVDEVSILNPDGLRFPDEFVRHKILDAIGDVSLFGRPVIGHMTAYKTGHALNHKLVRKVLSDPSCYEIVPARRRELEGLDLGFTGLAGALELEPLVA, from the coding sequence ATGCGACCGTCCTCCTACAACCAGCGCACCGTTTCCAAGACTGCCTCGCTCCAGGGCGTGGGACTGCACTCGGGCGCCAAGGTGACGCTCACCCTGCGTCCGGCTCCCGCGGGCCACGGCATCGTCTTCGTGCGTACGGACCTGCCCCGGCCGGTGAGCATCCCCGCGCTGGCGGAGTTCGTGGTGGACACGTCGCTGGCCACCACGCTGGGCCGCGACGGCGTGCGCGTGGGCACGGTGGAGCACTTCATGTCCGCGCTGGCGGGCCTGGGCATCGACAACGTGCGGGTGGAGCTGGACGGGCCGGAAGTGCCCATCATGGACGGCAGCGCGGCGCCCTTCGCGGCCCTCATCCAGGACGCCGGCATCCGCGAGCTGGACGCGCCCAAGGAATTGCTCGTCATCCGCAAGGCGGTGTCCGTGGTGGACGGCGACAAGCAGGCCTCGCTCACCCCGTCCAACCAGTTCCGCATCAGCTGCACCATCGACTTCGAGCACCCCGTCATCCAGGGCCAGTCCTTCGACCTGGACTTCAGCGACCGGGACTTCTCGCGTGAAATCTCCCGCGCCCGCACCTTCGGCTTCCTGCGCGACGTGGAGAAGCTGAAGAAGCTGGGCCTGGCGCGCGGCGGCTCTCTGGAGAACGCCATCGTCGTGGACGAGGTCTCCATCCTCAACCCGGACGGCCTGCGCTTCCCGGATGAGTTCGTGCGTCACAAGATTCTGGACGCCATCGGCGACGTGTCCCTGTTCGGCCGTCCCGTCATCGGCCACATGACGGCGTACAAGACGGGCCACGCGCTCAATCACAAGCTGGTGCGCAAGGTGCTGTCGGACCCGAGCTGCTACGAAATCGTTCCGGCGCGCCGCCGCGAGCTGGAGGGCCTGGACCTGGGCTTCACCGGCCTGGCCGGGGCGCTGGAGCTGGAGCCCCTCGTCGCCTGA
- a CDS encoding thioredoxin domain-containing protein, translated as MLKPTRVILAALLAASLTAGCNKEKAPVTAQGPAATAQQATAGEPAPDTVVATFGDGQKITYKELNEKIAEPLSNLEKQKFQLRKRGLEGMVTEKLVDAEAKKRGMTQEQFLKAEIDDKVPAPPEEKIKEVFDGAKGQLPPGSTYEQMKPQIVDFLTQQPKQERAQALFSELRKNANVQITLPEPPRPPAERKQVAATGAAKGGKEGAPVTIVEFSDFQCPFCSRANASVDQVMKEYGDKVRLVFRHFPLDFHKNAPKAAEAALCAGDQGKFWEMHDSLFGDQQHLEIADLKKRAADLKLDTAKFDKCLDSGEKASVVAADTADGKKAGVTGTPAFFINGILLSGAQPFEEFKSIIDEELKTAQK; from the coding sequence ATGCTCAAGCCCACCCGTGTCATCCTCGCCGCTCTCCTGGCGGCTTCCCTCACCGCCGGCTGTAACAAGGAGAAGGCGCCGGTCACCGCCCAGGGGCCGGCCGCCACGGCGCAGCAGGCCACCGCGGGTGAGCCCGCCCCGGACACCGTCGTCGCGACGTTCGGCGACGGGCAGAAGATCACCTACAAGGAGCTCAACGAGAAGATTGCGGAGCCGCTCTCCAACCTGGAGAAGCAGAAGTTCCAGCTCCGCAAGCGCGGTCTCGAGGGCATGGTGACGGAGAAGCTGGTCGATGCCGAGGCGAAGAAGCGCGGCATGACGCAGGAGCAGTTCCTCAAGGCGGAAATCGACGACAAGGTTCCGGCCCCGCCCGAGGAGAAGATCAAGGAGGTCTTCGACGGCGCCAAGGGCCAGCTGCCGCCGGGCTCCACCTACGAGCAGATGAAGCCGCAGATCGTGGACTTCCTCACGCAGCAGCCCAAGCAGGAGCGCGCGCAGGCGCTGTTCTCGGAACTGCGGAAGAACGCCAACGTGCAGATTACGCTGCCCGAGCCCCCGCGCCCGCCCGCCGAGCGCAAGCAGGTGGCCGCCACCGGCGCCGCCAAGGGTGGCAAGGAGGGCGCGCCCGTCACCATCGTCGAGTTCAGCGACTTCCAGTGCCCGTTCTGCAGCCGCGCCAACGCGTCCGTGGACCAGGTGATGAAGGAGTACGGCGACAAGGTCCGCCTGGTGTTCCGTCACTTCCCGCTCGACTTCCACAAGAACGCGCCGAAGGCCGCCGAGGCCGCGCTGTGCGCCGGTGACCAGGGCAAGTTCTGGGAGATGCACGACTCGCTCTTCGGTGACCAGCAGCACCTGGAGATTGCCGACCTGAAGAAGCGCGCCGCGGACCTGAAGCTGGACACGGCGAAGTTCGACAAGTGCCTGGACTCGGGTGAGAAGGCCTCCGTCGTGGCGGCCGACACGGCCGACGGCAAGAAGGCCGGCGTGACGGGCACCCCGGCGTTCTTCATCAACGGCATCCTCCTGTCGGGCGCGCAGCCCTTCGAGGAGTTCAAGAGCATCATCGACG